TTCACGTGCTTCGCGGATCATTGCAATCGCAGATTTGCGCCATAACCATTCATCATCGCCATCAGTAATGCCGTGAATAACAATGTGTAAACGGTCTAGGTAGTAGATAGATTCTTTAACAAATGACACTGGCGTTAATGCACCAACGGTTAAACCAAATTTCATTCCGTGGTTTTGACAGTACTTAATGATGTAACACAGAGGAGCACCGATAAAATGCTCAGCTGGTAGAATCAGCATGTCTGCACCAGCAGCTGCGATTTTATCGATAAATAATTTGTCGCAATCTTTGAAGTAAGCGTGAACTTCAATTGGCTTTTCAGTGTAAGGACGAATGCCTTCAACAATTTGATGCCCCCCCATCAATTGCAGGTTTTTCAGGTCATGCATATCTGCTGCATCACAGTGGATGTAATCGGCACCAGCATCAGATACTTCTTTCACTACGTCTGCAATGTGGCCGTAATCTACGTGTGCTAATCCTGCGGCAATTTTTACTTTTTTCATGATTTATCCTTAGTAACTAAAAGTGTTTTGGCATGTGTGTTGGCCTTCTTGCACTATCAAGCGAAGGTACTGGCCAATTCCACAGCCGTTGTTATTGGTAACAATTAGATTAGCCATGCCTTTTAAAGCAGGGCTGGCATTAGCCATTGCGACAGGTTCTCCGACAAGTCGGAACATAGAGGCATCGTTGTCCCCATCCCCAAAAGCAATGGTGTTATGAGATGAAATTCTTTGGTCATTTAGCCACTGTTGAAGAGCGTGACCTTTGGTGGCTGCTTTAGACGTAATGTCCAATTTATTCGGTGTTGATAAGTCAGCTTGGAAGTGCGTTTTTAAGGAATCTCGTAACTGGTTTAGAGATTCTTTGTCTTGGCTAGACACTAATACTTTGTATACATCGCCACTGCGAGCGATGAGTTCGGTCAGCGTTGGGATAATCTGCAGCTCCATTGCGGCATTAATAACCTCAGCCTTTTTTTCTAAACCCTTTGTATGAGTTGATTCTTTTTGAGCAAAGATGCCTTTACTTGAATAGATGGTGAAGGCGAAATGTCCATCATTCAGTAAGCTCAACAGGCCCGTTAGTGATTCATGACTAATTGTGTGCTGATGTTGAACACGTTGTGTTTTAGGGTCATAAATATAGGCACCATTGCAGCAGATGATTGGTAGCGATAATTGAAGCTGGTCAACATATGGCATCATCAGCTGGTGCGGTCTACCACTCGCCAAGCTCACCTGATATCCATTATTAACGGCAAGACAAATCGCTTGTTTGTTAGTCACGCAGATCTGCTCAGCATCACTTAACAGTGTTCCATCTAAATCAATCATTACTGCTTGGTATTTCATTTTACTCTCCAGTGACTTCTTATGACGCAAATCGACTATAAATGGTCAAATGCAGTCACGTAAAGTCATTTTTGATTTATTGTGAACAAAATAATGGTTCCGATCACACATTTCGAGTCAAATTAATTCAAAGGAGTTCATTTTGAGAATCTAATTGCTCAAAAGTTCATAATGCGTCAAAATAATTCAAAAGAACTTAATGGTATGAACAATGAATGAAGCTCAGCGTCATAGAAGCTTGTTAGATCATCTAACGAGTCATACGTTTATAACGACAAATGACTATGTGAAGATGTTAGATATCTCTTTATCTACAGCTCGTCGGGACATTACAAAGTTGGCGGAAGAAGGGAGGCTGAAAAAAATCCGTAATGGGGCAGAGGTAATCAATTTTGACTCGTCCCTAGCCGCAACTCATGCACCAAGCAGCTTTATCCCCTGCGAAACAGATATAGAAAGCTATGTAGCGAAAAAGCGAATTGCTAAAGCTGCGGCAGATATGTGTGAAGAACACGACAGTATTATTGTGAGTGGTAGCAATACGACTTTTTTGATGGGAGAGCATTTAGCGCATCGTGATGTGCAAGTTGTGACGAATTTTATGCCATTGGCTTATCAGCTGATTAGTCAAGATCATCAAAGTATCATCATACTTGGTGGCCAATATCTACCCGAACGTCAGATCACTATTTCTCCAGATGAAGAAGCAGCAGATGACCATAAAAGTCGTTTTGTCTTCTTTACGGGTACGGGTGTTACGACAGCTGGTGTGCATACCTCTGATCTATTGGTCTATATGGCAGAGAAAAAGCTGCTGGAGTATGGTGATCGTATTGTGGCTCTGATAGATAGCAGCAAAGTAGGTAAGCATGGTGGGAAGTTACTCGCTACCGCTTCTCAGATTGACACATTGATTACAGATGACGGCGCTGACCCTAAGGTGCTTGATGCTTTACGAGAACTTGGTGTGAAGATACTGGTAGTTTAGTTACGTGGAGAGTGCTGTTGCGGCGTTTGTTTTTGCTTTTGTCGTACTCTTGATTCTAGTAGAACATTATTACTGGCCGTGTGTGTGTTGTCCGAACCAAACCGCGGAAGAGTAAATTTCTTCAGATCATAGCTTTGTAAATGAAGTTCAGTGATGTTGTGGGGCTGAATAGAAGTTAATTGAACAAAAAATAGTCATTTTATTCAAATAACGCTTTACAACCTGGTCAGGATCACCAAGAATGTGCTTGCTCTGTTTTCAGGGTTATTAAATGAAACATCCAGTTGTAAAGTAAAACCCTTAGTATTGCTTCATTGTTATTCTCAGTGTTTCCCTTGGCTTCATAGATACATTAAATAATTCAAGCTTTCAGCGCATCGCACTTTTGGCGATTAATTTTTTATTTTTATATAAGGGACACATCATGTCTAACAAAACAAACGGCGTAGTAAAATGGTTTAACGAAGAGAAAGGCTTCGGTTTCCTAACTCAAGACAACGGCGGCGCTGACGTATTCGTACACTTCCGTGCAATCGCTTCTGAAGGTTTCAAGACTCTTAAAGAAGGCCAACAAGTGTCTTTCGAAGTAGAGCAAGGCCAAAAAGGTCTTCAAGCTGCAAACGTTGTAGCTCTATAAGATTTTAAGTCGGCGCAGGTTGCAATAGCAACTTGCGTCACTTTCTCTCTCAAACCAGTTTCCCCTCAGTTTTACCGTAACATTCTCCTCCACTTGCAACACCTCCTCTAAATATTAAAAATCCTTTTGTACACCTGATCAGTTCTATCTATCGCTGTATCTATTTTTTGTGCTAAGTACATCTCCTGCGTAACAACCTGCTCAACTTACTCATCCTGATTGTCATTATTGTATCCATAAAAAAAGCCCCTAAAACTAGGAGCTTATCTTGATCTAATCAACACTGATTCAGCTAGTGGCTATCCACAGTGTGTTACTGACGA
Above is a window of Vibrio atlanticus DNA encoding:
- the ulaR gene encoding HTH-type transcriptional regulator UlaR, with protein sequence MNEAQRHRSLLDHLTSHTFITTNDYVKMLDISLSTARRDITKLAEEGRLKKIRNGAEVINFDSSLAATHAPSSFIPCETDIESYVAKKRIAKAAADMCEEHDSIIVSGSNTTFLMGEHLAHRDVQVVTNFMPLAYQLISQDHQSIIILGGQYLPERQITISPDEEAADDHKSRFVFFTGTGVTTAGVHTSDLLVYMAEKKLLEYGDRIVALIDSSKVGKHGGKLLATASQIDTLITDDGADPKVLDALRELGVKILVV
- a CDS encoding Cof-type HAD-IIB family hydrolase, whose product is MKYQAVMIDLDGTLLSDAEQICVTNKQAICLAVNNGYQVSLASGRPHQLMMPYVDQLQLSLPIICCNGAYIYDPKTQRVQHQHTISHESLTGLLSLLNDGHFAFTIYSSKGIFAQKESTHTKGLEKKAEVINAAMELQIIPTLTELIARSGDVYKVLVSSQDKESLNQLRDSLKTHFQADLSTPNKLDITSKAATKGHALQQWLNDQRISSHNTIAFGDGDNDASMFRLVGEPVAMANASPALKGMANLIVTNNNGCGIGQYLRLIVQEGQHTCQNTFSY
- the cspE gene encoding transcription antiterminator/RNA stability regulator CspE — its product is MSNKTNGVVKWFNEEKGFGFLTQDNGGADVFVHFRAIASEGFKTLKEGQQVSFEVEQGQKGLQAANVVAL
- a CDS encoding ribulose-phosphate 3-epimerase, producing MKKVKIAAGLAHVDYGHIADVVKEVSDAGADYIHCDAADMHDLKNLQLMGGHQIVEGIRPYTEKPIEVHAYFKDCDKLFIDKIAAAGADMLILPAEHFIGAPLCYIIKYCQNHGMKFGLTVGALTPVSFVKESIYYLDRLHIVIHGITDGDDEWLWRKSAIAMIREARELINERNPNCELCVDGGIRNHNIEELLNEDIDVMVASTNIFGHKDGITAGVRDFRAAIDQLEDKAAADTKEVETV